In Aythya fuligula isolate bAytFul2 chromosome 27, bAytFul2.pri, whole genome shotgun sequence, a single window of DNA contains:
- the TIA1 gene encoding nucleolysin TIA-1 isoform X3: MATGKSKGYGFVSFFNKWDAENAIQQMGGQWLGGRQIRTNWATRKPPAPKSTYESNTKQLSYDDVVNQSSPSNCTVYCGGVTSGLTEQLMRQTFSPFGQIMEIRVFPDKGYSFVRFNSHESAAHAIVSVNGTTIEGHVVKCYWGKETPDMISPVQQNQIGYPQAYGQWGQWYGNAQIGQYMPNGWQVPAYGMYGQAWNQQGFNQTQSSAAWMGANYGVQPPQGQNGSVITNQTGYRMAGFETQ; this comes from the exons ATGGCAACGGGAAAATCCAAAGGCTATGGCTTCGTTTCCTTCTTCAATAAATGG GATGCAGAGAATGCTATTCAGCAGATGGGTGGCCAGTGGCTCGGTGGAAGGCAAATCAGAACAAACTGGGCAACAAGGAAACCTCCGGCTCCAAAGAGTACCTACGAAT CAAACACCAAACAGCTGTCTTACGACGACGTGGTCAATCAGTCCAGCCcgagcaattgcactgtgtaCTGCGGGGGTGTGACTTCGGGACTGACAG AACAGCTAATGCGCCAGACCTTCTCTCCGTTCGGGCAGATAATGGAAATCCGAGTCTTCCCCGATAAAGGATACTCCTTCGTGCG GTTTAATTCTCACGAGAGCGCTGCACACGCCATCGTTTCTGTCAACGGAACAACTATAGAAGGGCACGTGGTGAAGTGCTACTGGGGCAAGGAAACACCAGACATGATCAGTCCGGTCCAGCAG AATCAAATCGGCTACCCGCAGGCGTACGGGCAGTGGGGCCAGTGGTACGGCAACGCGCAGATCGGTCAGTACATGCCCAACGGCTGGCAGGTCCCGGCGTACGGGATGTACGGGCAGGCGTGGAACCAGCAGGGCTTCAA CCAGACACAGTCTTCGGCAGCATGGATGGGGGCGAACTATGGAGTTCAGCCACCCCAGGGGCAGAACGGGAGCGTGATCACCAACCAAACTGGATACCGCATGGCAGGCTTCGAAACGCAGTGA
- the TIA1 gene encoding nucleolysin TIA-1 isoform X2: protein MEDEMPKTLYVGNLSRDVTEALILQLFSQIGPCKNCKMIMDTAGNDPYCFVEFYEHRHAAAALAAMNGRKIMGKEVKVNWATTPSSQKKDTSNHFHVFVGDLSPEITTEDIKAAFAPFGRISDARVVKDMATGKSKGYGFVSFFNKWDAENAIQQMGGQWLGGRQIRTNWATRKPPAPKSTYESNTKQLSYDDVVNQSSPSNCTVYCGGVTSGLTEQLMRQTFSPFGQIMEIRVFPDKGYSFVRFNSHESAAHAIVSVNGTTIEGHVVKCYWGKETPDMISPVQQNQIGYPQAYGQWGQWYGNAQIGQYMPNGWQVPAYGMYGQAWNQQGFNQTQSSAAWMGANYGVQPPQGQNGSVITNQTGYRMAGFETQ, encoded by the exons ATGGAGGATGAAATGCCCAAAACCCT ATATGTGGGGAACCTGTCAAGAGATGTGACCGAAGCTCTCATCCTCCAGCTGTTCAGCCAGATTGGACCAtgcaaaaactgcaaaatgatCATGGAT ACAGCTGGAAACGATCCCTATTGTTTCGTGGAGTTCTACGAGCATCGCCACGCGGCTGCAGCGCTCGCTGCTATGAATGGCCGGAAGATAATGGGTAAG GAGGTGAAAGTGAACTGGGCAACAACCCCCAGCAGCCAGAAGAAAGATACGAGCA ACCATTTCCATGTCTTTGTTGGAGACCTCAGTCCAGAAATCACAACTGAAGATATTAAAGCAGCTTTTGCGCCATTTGGAAGAATATC gGATGCGCGTGTGGTTAAGGACATGGCAACGGGAAAATCCAAAGGCTATGGCTTCGTTTCCTTCTTCAATAAATGG GATGCAGAGAATGCTATTCAGCAGATGGGTGGCCAGTGGCTCGGTGGAAGGCAAATCAGAACAAACTGGGCAACAAGGAAACCTCCGGCTCCAAAGAGTACCTACGAAT CAAACACCAAACAGCTGTCTTACGACGACGTGGTCAATCAGTCCAGCCcgagcaattgcactgtgtaCTGCGGGGGTGTGACTTCGGGACTGACAG AACAGCTAATGCGCCAGACCTTCTCTCCGTTCGGGCAGATAATGGAAATCCGAGTCTTCCCCGATAAAGGATACTCCTTCGTGCG GTTTAATTCTCACGAGAGCGCTGCACACGCCATCGTTTCTGTCAACGGAACAACTATAGAAGGGCACGTGGTGAAGTGCTACTGGGGCAAGGAAACACCAGACATGATCAGTCCGGTCCAGCAG AATCAAATCGGCTACCCGCAGGCGTACGGGCAGTGGGGCCAGTGGTACGGCAACGCGCAGATCGGTCAGTACATGCCCAACGGCTGGCAGGTCCCGGCGTACGGGATGTACGGGCAGGCGTGGAACCAGCAGGGCTTCAA CCAGACACAGTCTTCGGCAGCATGGATGGGGGCGAACTATGGAGTTCAGCCACCCCAGGGGCAGAACGGGAGCGTGATCACCAACCAAACTGGATACCGCATGGCAGGCTTCGAAACGCAGTGA
- the TIA1 gene encoding nucleolysin TIA-1 isoform X1, whose translation MEDEMPKTLYVGNLSRDVTEALILQLFSQIGPCKNCKMIMDTAGNDPYCFVEFYEHRHAAAALAAMNGRKIMGKEVKVNWATTPSSQKKDTSSSTVVNTLRSQDHFHVFVGDLSPEITTEDIKAAFAPFGRISDARVVKDMATGKSKGYGFVSFFNKWDAENAIQQMGGQWLGGRQIRTNWATRKPPAPKSTYESNTKQLSYDDVVNQSSPSNCTVYCGGVTSGLTEQLMRQTFSPFGQIMEIRVFPDKGYSFVRFNSHESAAHAIVSVNGTTIEGHVVKCYWGKETPDMISPVQQNQIGYPQAYGQWGQWYGNAQIGQYMPNGWQVPAYGMYGQAWNQQGFNQTQSSAAWMGANYGVQPPQGQNGSVITNQTGYRMAGFETQ comes from the exons ATGGAGGATGAAATGCCCAAAACCCT ATATGTGGGGAACCTGTCAAGAGATGTGACCGAAGCTCTCATCCTCCAGCTGTTCAGCCAGATTGGACCAtgcaaaaactgcaaaatgatCATGGAT ACAGCTGGAAACGATCCCTATTGTTTCGTGGAGTTCTACGAGCATCGCCACGCGGCTGCAGCGCTCGCTGCTATGAATGGCCGGAAGATAATGGGTAAG GAGGTGAAAGTGAACTGGGCAACAACCCCCAGCAGCCAGAAGAAAGATACGAGCA GTAGTACCGTTGTCAACACACTGCGTTCACAAG ACCATTTCCATGTCTTTGTTGGAGACCTCAGTCCAGAAATCACAACTGAAGATATTAAAGCAGCTTTTGCGCCATTTGGAAGAATATC gGATGCGCGTGTGGTTAAGGACATGGCAACGGGAAAATCCAAAGGCTATGGCTTCGTTTCCTTCTTCAATAAATGG GATGCAGAGAATGCTATTCAGCAGATGGGTGGCCAGTGGCTCGGTGGAAGGCAAATCAGAACAAACTGGGCAACAAGGAAACCTCCGGCTCCAAAGAGTACCTACGAAT CAAACACCAAACAGCTGTCTTACGACGACGTGGTCAATCAGTCCAGCCcgagcaattgcactgtgtaCTGCGGGGGTGTGACTTCGGGACTGACAG AACAGCTAATGCGCCAGACCTTCTCTCCGTTCGGGCAGATAATGGAAATCCGAGTCTTCCCCGATAAAGGATACTCCTTCGTGCG GTTTAATTCTCACGAGAGCGCTGCACACGCCATCGTTTCTGTCAACGGAACAACTATAGAAGGGCACGTGGTGAAGTGCTACTGGGGCAAGGAAACACCAGACATGATCAGTCCGGTCCAGCAG AATCAAATCGGCTACCCGCAGGCGTACGGGCAGTGGGGCCAGTGGTACGGCAACGCGCAGATCGGTCAGTACATGCCCAACGGCTGGCAGGTCCCGGCGTACGGGATGTACGGGCAGGCGTGGAACCAGCAGGGCTTCAA CCAGACACAGTCTTCGGCAGCATGGATGGGGGCGAACTATGGAGTTCAGCCACCCCAGGGGCAGAACGGGAGCGTGATCACCAACCAAACTGGATACCGCATGGCAGGCTTCGAAACGCAGTGA
- the TIA1 gene encoding nucleolysin TIA-1 isoform X4 has protein sequence MEDEMPKTLYVGNLSRDVTEALILQLFSQIGPCKNCKMIMDTAGNDPYCFVEFYEHRHAAAALAAMNGRKIMGKEVKVNWATTPSSQKKDTSSSTVVNTLRSQDHFHVFVGDLSPEITTEDIKAAFAPFGRISVSLKNGQNCHG, from the exons ATGGAGGATGAAATGCCCAAAACCCT ATATGTGGGGAACCTGTCAAGAGATGTGACCGAAGCTCTCATCCTCCAGCTGTTCAGCCAGATTGGACCAtgcaaaaactgcaaaatgatCATGGAT ACAGCTGGAAACGATCCCTATTGTTTCGTGGAGTTCTACGAGCATCGCCACGCGGCTGCAGCGCTCGCTGCTATGAATGGCCGGAAGATAATGGGTAAG GAGGTGAAAGTGAACTGGGCAACAACCCCCAGCAGCCAGAAGAAAGATACGAGCA GTAGTACCGTTGTCAACACACTGCGTTCACAAG ACCATTTCCATGTCTTTGTTGGAGACCTCAGTCCAGAAATCACAACTGAAGATATTAAAGCAGCTTTTGCGCCATTTGGAAGAATATC AGTGTCTCTGAAGAATGGACAGAATTGCCATGGCTAA